The uncultured Subdoligranulum sp. genomic sequence TCGGAGGGTTCCAGCCGCACGATGGAGGCACTGGCCGTATCGGGCGTGTAGGTAATCCCCTCTCCCCAGCCCACAAAGTCATCGCTCTCCACCGTCAGGGACAGCTGCCAGAACTGGATGCTGCCGTCGGGCTGCAGTTCCGGCTGGGTGAAACTTGTACCGCAGTATCTGATGTTGGAGCCGCGGTCGCCGCCCTGGAAGACAATCTCATCATTCTCCCCCTGATAGTAGGGGTGCCAGTCATCAGGATCTTCCTCTGCAACAGGGCCGCCCAGAATTCCCTCACAGACTGCCGGGCTGTACACCGCCTCAAGGTACCGGGTCAGATCGCTGTAGGTGGTATACAGGCCGCCCTCTTTGGTAGTGTACCAGCCGGTTTCCTCGTCATAGTCCGCCGGCCAGATGCCGCCCGACATGCTGTTGTGGTTATACTCAAAATTGTAGGCGGATGCCATGCAGGCCGCCGCCTGGTCGCTGAGCGCCGCCGGCACCTTATAGCTTGCCGTCTGCTCCCACCGGCTGGCCACCCAGGGGGTCGAAATGGTCACCTGCTTGATATCGGGCCGCGGGACCAGGTAGTCATCCCGCAGCTTCAGATTATAATAGTTAACAGCGCCGCTGCCGGGGTCGGTCCAAGTCTCGGGGTCGGGGTTAAGTGCCTGCAAAGTTTCCAGCGGCACCCCAAAGGCCTCCGCCGCCTCCGCCAGCGTCCCCTTCCAGCTGGCAATCCGCAGCGTCACCGGCTGATCCGGCCAGGCCACATAGTCCAGCAGTTCCAGAGGGCCTTCCGTCACGGTATAGCCGGGCTTCTGTTCCGGCATGACAGAAGTCCATTCTTCCAGTGTGGTTTCAGGCAGGGAGGCTTCCTCCACCGGCACAGCCGTTGGCGACGGCGTGGGCGACGCTGCAGGCAGGGGCGAAGGAACCGCCGTAGGTTCCGGGGCAGACGTGGCCGCAGGGAGGACACTTTCCGCCGGGGTGCAGGCTGTCAACAGCAAAAGCGCTCCCAGCACCGGGATCATACGTTTCATACAGATTCGCCCCTTTCCCAAAATTTTCATCCGCTTTTTCTCCAGTATACCATAAAAGCCACATACCGCACATACGGCATGTGGCTTTTGTGAAAAATTTACAATTCAGCGCTTTTTCAGCTGTTCTTCCAGGCCGGGGCGCGGGGTGACGTAGACGGTGGTGTAGACGTTGTACAGCACCATGCCGGGCTTGGCACCGTTGGCCTTCCAGATGTTCTTCACCTCGGTGGTATCCACCGCCACCTTGGCGCCGCCGTTCTGGCTGGAATGGAGCACCGCCAGCTCGGCCGCCTCCTGCCTGGTGGTGTCGGGGATATCCAGTCCCCGGCTCATCACCACACAGTGGCTGCCCGGCGCCTTCTGCACATGGAACCACAGGTCCTTGCCACGGGCGGTGTGCAGCGTCAGCTTGTCGTTCTGCAGGTTGTTGCGGCCCACCAGGATCTCGAAGCCGTCGCTGGAGGTGTACCGCAGGAAATCCGCCGGTTTCTGTTTGCGGTCCCGCTGCTTGTAGTACTTGAGATAACCCTGGCTCTTGAGTTCGGCGCGGATCTCGTTGAGGGCCGCCTCGCCGGGGGCGGATTCCACCTCATAGAGCACGGTGCCCAGATATTCGATCTCGGCTTCGCCCTCCACCAGCAGCTTCTGCAGCATGGTGTGGGCGGTCTGCTTCTTTTTGTAGTCCTTGAAATATTTCTGGGCGTTCTCGTTGGGACCGAGGCGGGGGTCCAGCCGGATGGTCATATCCTCGCCGGTATAGTAGTTCTGCACCGTCACCTGGCGGTCCCCCTTGTGGATGGCCCACAGGTTGGCCTGGAGCAGCTCCCCGCAGAGGCGCAGCGTGTCTGCCTTGGCGGACTGGGCCAGCTCCTCCCGCCGGGCGGCCTGCTTGCGCACGGCGCGCTCGTGCATGTTGTGTACCGCCTTGTACAGTTCCCGGCTCTTCTGCCGCAGCCGCTCCGCCCGGTCCTTGGTGGCGTAGTAATCCTCCAGCATCTCGCTGTAGGTGGGGTACTGGGTCAGGATGGCCTGGGTGCCGTACTGCCGCGGCACAAAGAAGCTGAACTCCACCGGCTTGGCGGTGCCGTCCGGCTGGGGCAGCCGCACCGCCGTGGGCGTACCGCCGGCGGCGTGCTCCTCCTTCAGGGCGTCCAGCGCCTCCGCCAGCATGCGGCGCTCCCCCTCGGAGAGTTCGCAGGCCAGGGCGGGCGTCTCCCCCAGAGCGCGGCAGACAGCCTCCCGCACCACGATGGGCCCCACGCCCGCCACCACCTTGCCCAGGGCCGAGGCCACCGGCAGGTCCTTCTGGCAGGCGGCTGCCACCATGGACGCCGCGCTGGTTGCCAGAAAATCCGGCCGGTTGGGTTTGGGCGGCAGCGTGTAGGGCAGGCCGGGCAGCAGCTGCCGGACCTCGCTGTCCTCGAAATCCACCCGCTTCAGGGCGTCGATGATGCGGCCGTTCTGGACCAGCACCAGGTTGGAATACCGCCCCATCAGTTCCGCCGCCAGCGTGTTGGTGACCAGGTCCCCCATCTCGTTGGTGCAGCGGAAATCAAAATAGACGATGCGGTCCCCCGGTTCCCGGCGCAGGTCGATGAGCCGCCCGCCCGTCAGGTGCTTGCGCAGCAGCATGCAGAAGCCCGGGGGCGTCAGCGGGTTTTCAAAGGTTTCCTTCGTCAGGCAGACGCGGGCGGAACCGCTGCGGGCCGACAGCAGCAGCCGGTGGGTTTCGGTGCGGGTGCGCAGCGTCACCAGCACCTCGTCGCGGGTGGGCTCAAAAATCTTGTCGATC encodes the following:
- a CDS encoding NFACT RNA binding domain-containing protein, translating into MSLDAATLALVTDELKTTLLDAKIDKIFEPTRDEVLVTLRTRTETHRLLLSARSGSARVCLTKETFENPLTPPGFCMLLRKHLTGGRLIDLRREPGDRIVYFDFRCTNEMGDLVTNTLAAELMGRYSNLVLVQNGRIIDALKRVDFEDSEVRQLLPGLPYTLPPKPNRPDFLATSAASMVAAACQKDLPVASALGKVVAGVGPIVVREAVCRALGETPALACELSEGERRMLAEALDALKEEHAAGGTPTAVRLPQPDGTAKPVEFSFFVPRQYGTQAILTQYPTYSEMLEDYYATKDRAERLRQKSRELYKAVHNMHERAVRKQAARREELAQSAKADTLRLCGELLQANLWAIHKGDRQVTVQNYYTGEDMTIRLDPRLGPNENAQKYFKDYKKKQTAHTMLQKLLVEGEAEIEYLGTVLYEVESAPGEAALNEIRAELKSQGYLKYYKQRDRKQKPADFLRYTSSDGFEILVGRNNLQNDKLTLHTARGKDLWFHVQKAPGSHCVVMSRGLDIPDTTRQEAAELAVLHSSQNGGAKVAVDTTEVKNIWKANGAKPGMVLYNVYTTVYVTPRPGLEEQLKKR